acttgataaaaaaaaattattattattaaaaaatatctgaGTTAAAGGAAAAACTGTGATCTGAGGAACTTCTGCAATGTGATCATGattgtattttcaaaaataattattatcgTTATGATAAAACCTAATAACCGGCCTAATCATAGAAATAATTACACTATTTATTAGTACGTACTTTAGACCAAGTCTATTATATGACGATAAGTTTTTTTGAAACAGAAGAAATTTAATTTCGTATgaaaacaacaccaaacttataaatgATTATTAGTTGCTATGCAATTTCTCTCAAACCCTCTTTcgggtaaaaaaaaaaaaatactgcCATAATCTTTatgagtaaaaaaaatattccatATTTTTTATGCCCTATGGtctttattagttattagaGCAATGCTTGTTAATAAATGCAAAttctcttaaaaaatatttaactcaTCAATCATTTATCTAATACAAGGAATTAGGTGGTACATAAGTACTTTAGCTATATATATATCTTCTTGATCACAAGATTTGATTATTATGgggttatattattattttctaacgCTAGATAGGCCCATATGCTCCCCTTGGTACTTTTATCTAGCATCATTGATAACATTCCTATCCTAATTCAACACATACTTTATTTTTGTAGAaactagaaaaaataaaaggtcAGCTCCTGCAATAATTGAATTGAACACATATACTTATTTATTCTTTCTGTTTATCTAcggaaattaaaagaaaaatatataactcatgagttaaaatacaagaaaaaaaaaacatcaaatataaattcatatatatgtattttaatttacgAAGCAGGGTGAAGCTGTTACTCATCATCATAATATAACGAGGAAATTAAAGAGGAGACCAAAATGATACCAAAAATGGAGAAAGGAAGCAGTAGTTGCTTGCAAATtaagaaaaacctaaaaatagaAATGAGGCAGGAAACTTGCCAAGCCCAACAAAAATAGATGAGAAgataaagcatagaaaaaaattatagttaagaaaataaatttccCAATTCTACTTATTGGATGTGGTACGAGTTGATACACTCTTTTATTATTCCACTTGGTATGTATGTCTtcatgtatattatattttttgaaaatatcaaatattattgacatttatataaaaatacgaTTGTTATTAATTGATTAtgtatttcaattatttttaattaataaaataaaaatatatatttaattgttaaaaaaatgctagtgtatttattataaaagatatgaatataatatgcttaatattttttttaatggttgaaaaatacttatgttttatatatataaaaggagGATCCATTTGCATAAGTTAAAAAGaattagagaaaaaattttcttttgttcggatgaaaagaaaagtgaaaagaaagaaaattatagtaaaactaaatttatattaatatttgttaATAGTAATATAACTAAAGGTAGTATTGAAAATACAAACATATAACactttttttctagttttcttgCTTGTgatggaaagaaaatttttgtagTGAGACCCACACtaaaattttctttccttcctattttctttcataaccaaataaaggaaaatatcattttttatccatttttttccatttattttctttccactCATTTTCTATCAAACCAAACATAgtgtaaatattattaattaatatatttaataaaaaaatgaaatgagtaCATAATTAATGAGAacagattaaattaaaagaaaaaaaggagttaatgatgtgAGGAGAGAtccaaaaaaaatgttataataaTAAGGGAAGTCTGGTTTTAGAGCAGAGGCATGAATAATTTCGAAGAGTCTCCATCTCTGAAGAAGGTCCAAAAAACAATCAAACACAACCAACACCATTTCCAAACCATCTTTGATCTTTCCCCAACACAAAAACACACACTCTCAGTTCTTCACTCCCTCACTCTGCGCGGGAACTTctgtctttttctctctttctcttttctattaTTCATTTCTTAAATTCCCAAACAACATAATCAGTTAAGCACACATATACATACAGCATTAAATgaactattttattaataaattttctaaacgtgtttgttaaaaatataaaaaaaaatgaattttaatacATTTAGTATTATCGAATACTTTCAAAAACTATAtatctttataaaaattttattcttataattttaacaAGTTTCTTTAATATagattatgaataaaaaatgataataagtaattgaatttttattgctaaaataataaaattatttattaaattcaattaattataaataaaatttttataaacagaaaatacataaatttggCAGGAAGAGTTTTTTACAAAAGTTaagtttataaataattaaatttaataaaaagtttaattatttttattataaaaaattaagaagctATAATAAAATTGAAGGAAGATGTGTTAAAATTGTTTAGAGCCGCGTTTTTCAGAAGCAGTACAATCATGACACCCCTCTCTAATCATGCACTtacacctctctctctctctctctctatatctcttttcactttttcttctgTTTCTGCCTCTTCCCAACTTGTCAATATGACACATCAAAGAGCAAAATAACAACGGTGCTGGTGCCttcattcaaattaattaattaaaaacaataaatgaagttgcaagaaaaacaataataataagaaaaagaaattaaaacaaagtgAAGAGTCTCATTCAGGGCAGTTCCCACACACTCTCTtgactttttagtattttctcCTTTCTGTTGCTACTTTTCATCGTTTCGGATGTTTGCTTTTGCTTGCTGTGATCCTCTTCTCTTTGTGACTTTCCCTTTTCAAGATCATGCcaccaataacaataacaacatcaacattttaCATTTACATTTTACCCCCATTCAAAACCCTTTTCAGACAAACAACAATTGCTATCACAACTACAAGTACAAAACCTCTTCCCTCAATCAAATCAATAACCCACACTTCATTTCCATTCTACCTAGCTAGTTCAACTCCAACAatgcttcctccttcttcttcttctggttCATTCCTCATCTAATTCTCTTCATCCATTCCATTCCATTCCATTCTcccaagaaaaaaaacaaagacttgtttttttttttttaattttttagctGGGCCCATTTGACTATAATGGGTGATAAGGGAGACTCATCCAAGAAACAACCACAACAATCTCACCACCCTAAACAGCAGCAGCAGATTTCATCTTCTCCAAAATCCCTACCACAAGCTTCTGCTGAGGAACCAATATCAGAAACAAGGACAATCCATCACCAACAGCAACAGTCACCAGTTGTTGTTGTGAGTGGAGCAACTCCATTCATCTCATCAAGCCCTCTCTATGTCTCAAGTGGTGCAAGTTCTTCACCCTTTGAGcagcaacaacagcaacaatttGAGGCACTGAATGTTAAGAGGCCAAGGTACAGTACTGGACAATGGAAGCTTCTTCCATCACCATCCTCACAGCAGCATCAGAAACAGATGGCGGCCATGCTCCCAAGCGAATCAAGCCCTTCACCATCAGCAAATCCACCACAACCCTTACAAACATATGCTGCTGCTGCAGCAGCAGCAGCTGCATCATCTTCATCAGACACAGCATCATCTCCAAGTCACTCACCTATGCCTTTGCTCTCAGGTGGTTCTGGCCATGAAGGGAGCAAGCCAACATCAGAAGGAGAACAACCACCACAGCAACTTCATCACCAGCAACTAAGAAAAGGGAAGTATGTGAGTCCAGTTTGGAAGCCTAATGAGATGCTATGGCTTGCAAGGGCATGGAAAGCACAGTACCAAGGTGGTGGTTCTGATGGTTCATCTTCAAGAACAGAACAACAGCAAGAATTGGGAGGAATGAGTAGAGGGAAAACTAGGGCTGACAAAGATAGAGAAGTAGCTGAGTTTCTTCAGAGGCATGGGGTCAGCAGAGATGCTAAGACAGCAGGGACCAAATGGGATAACATGTTAGGTGAATTCAGGAAAGTGTATGAATGGGAGAGAGGTGGTGAGAGAGAACAAGTTGGAAAGAGCTACTTTAGGCTCTCACCATATGAGAGGAAGCTTCATAGGTTGCCAGCTTCCTTTGATGAGGAGGTTTTTGAGGAGCTTTCACAGTTCATGGGGTCCAGAATGAGGTCCTCCTCTCATGGTGGCGGCAGAGGTGTAGATGATGGTAGGACAGCATCACATGCTGCTGTTGCTACAGTGAGACCTCTGCCACTGCCTCCACCTAGGCCTTTCAAGGATGATGATCTTCCTCTCTCAGGTTTGCACAGTAAAAAgctatcaaaaattaaatcttcatTGTATTATTGAAATTGGAAACGAAAATATATGttcataacaacaataataataacgataataataataataataataataataataataataataataataaaatgaacttTCAATGCAGCAGTTGAATAATTCTCCTAAGGTTTTCTTTCTGTtctactatttattttatttttttgtttaattttgttcCCTTTTATGGAATGAACAGTGGTTTAGGAATACTTACAAACAGTTGAAGGGCACGTAATATTCACTGTGATTCTCTGACTGCCACAACCACCACTACTGTTCTTTCTTCTCATCCTTCTAGAAAAGAATGTGTGCTTTTACAAGGGGATTTTGTTTGGAAGATGATGAAAACGAAAGCAAAGTTTTAAACTTTCTAACAACCCAGATCTCACTTTGTGTCATTCTTCTTTTGCAGCCAGGACAACAAAGCAATTGGGTGGTAATGAAGCTTTCTTTCATGGTCCCAACAGAGGTAGCTTATTAGGGTTGGACCCTCATCAGCATAATGTATTGGACATTCAAGgtgcttcatcttcttcatcttccaGAGAGCTGAGAAGAATTGGGAAGATAAGGATGACATGGGAAGAATGTGTGAGCCTTTGGGCTGAAGAAGGTGAAGTTCATAGAGGGAGAGTGAGGGTTCAAGCTTCAAGCTTTTTGAATGCTGATGAACTCACTTACTTCGATGAATCCATGGTTCCATGTCTCATGGAGTCCTTCGAAGATGGTCCCCTAAGAGGCTATTCGGTTGATAGATTTGTTTCAGGTCAGCAAGTCAAAGTTTTTGGGAGAAGAAAATCGTCTTCGGCTTCGTCACCTCCTTCTTCTGGTAATTAACAACCTTAATAACTAATCATTTTgatttgttctatgatgtttcaATAATGCATCATCAACATACAGGTTTTAACGAAAGACTTCAATTTCCATCCAAATCACCTTCCATAAGATgtgagtttttttattttagtatatactttttgttttttaccCTATTTCTTTTCATTAGTCTTTCTAATTTCTCATTTGATGTGATGATGAACAACTGGGACAAGAAAACCTCTTTTTTGGGATAAGTTTATTATTCCTTAAAAAATGTTTTGTAATATTCATTTCTAAAtacattcttttttaattattaatgattGTTCAATTGAGTATTTCATATCTCATATATTTTCTCTAGCTAAAAGTATATTCAATATATACAGTAAAAAGGATATAGAGGACACACATGCATGTTATTCTTTTAGATTCAAAATAGTTTACATTCAAAATCTTGATGAAGTTCTTTTACTTATGAAGtaatataatttcatatatagGGAACACACATGTTATTAACCAATTTATTCTAGTCTATCATTGAATGAGAAATCAGAAGTCTATGTTGTAAGTTTTGTGAACCTGTGTCATATCTTCtctttttgtaaataaaatgaatttaattaaaaaatcaaacaaaaaaaatataaactagtTCTAAAAAAGCAAAATGTACATTTAAACATGCACTAAAAGGTAGGATAAgtatatttttctcaaaatttataataacaGATTGAAGATTGAAATGGAGGATggaattgatgatgcataacaCAATCCTATTTAAGTGATTGACTTTACATGCACttatagagagagaataatagtTGAATATGATTTGGGTTGGTGATGCAGCAGCGAATACTACAACAACAGTAGAGTTTAGGGACCCAAGTGAATACTACGTGGAATGTTTGCAACAGAGAATAATGTCATCACTACAACAACACTCACTTCCAACCTTATTCGAATTGAAACGCTACTTGCAAGAGCCACCTCCACAGGACTTACGCTTCCCACTCCGTAAACAGGTTTACGACGACTTACCATCTTCCAAAGACCTCTTCTTCGCTCCTTCAACTCACCCGCCTTTCTTGGATTCTAGAACCTTCCTCTACGACGTCGTTTCCCCTCTCATCAGATCCAACAACCCTACCATTCTCCCGTCTTCTAGAGACTCGTTCATTCCCCTTTGGGACCATTGCATTAACTCaattctttccttcttctgCAACCAAGATTTCATTCTAATCAGAAAGCCAACATATACTACTACTAGTTCTACTGCGTTGCAAGATCAATGGCCCAACGTTACTGGTTTCGTTAACAACTATTGCTTATGGCGAGGGGAAGAAACTGATCAACTACGAGAGGGACAACAAGATCCGTCTTCCACCATTGTTGAGAAGCTTCTGTGGACCTACGCGGATCTACCTTACATTCTCGGCTACTACGCCATTGGAACCAAGGTAACACTCTGCGCGTTAAGTAGGTCAACGCAATCAGACCAAGGAGAAACGAGAATTGTACGAACGGATCTACAACAACTTAACCTAACTACACCTACAGAACGAATCAAAGCTTTGGTTCCGTGTTTCAGAATCGCTACACTGTTACCGTTACTGAGCAAGATCTGTAACAACAGCAAGGGACTCGGGATCTTCACGTACAGCGATTTCGAGAGATTTGACCACGGAAACGGCGTCGTAACGGAGATGACGCCGAACACGTGCACTAGAATGTTCTCCGATAAGAGAAAATGGCTGGCGGCGAAGGAGGTTTACGAGATCTTGAAACACCGAATCCCTCACGCGGAGACTCTGGTTCAGTGTTGCGAAAACGACATGAGTTTAGTGTTCAAGCCGAGAGGTTGCAGAACGAAGCCTTCAAACTGCGAGGAGTTAGTTGAGGCGTTGAAGTGCGTGACGAAAGCGCTGGTGGCGCTGCACGACTTGTCGTTTATGCATAGGGATTTGGGATGGGAGAAAGTGTTGAGGAGGAGTGATAGtagggagagggagagggagagtgAGTGGTTTGTGTGTGGGTTTGAGGAGGCGAGTGGGGCTCCGGAGCTGAACAGGCGCGTGAGAGTTGGGAGGGAGGGGGAGTGGGCGCCGGAAATGGAGAGAGGTTTGCATTCCGTTAAAGTGGATGTGTGGGGGGTTGGGTGGTTGATAAGGACCTGTGGTTTGGTGGTTCCCAAAATGGTGAAGGAGTTGGAGAGGATGTGTATGGAGAATAATCCCGAGCATCGGCCTACGGCGGCTGACTGTTATCACCACCTGCTTCAGCTTCAGTCTTCTCTCTCTCACCACCAACCGCCTCCTGCTGCCGCTCATTTGATGTGATTCATTCATCAACTCACTTCTATTCTTCTTTGTCATTATGCAtctatttttcattgttttttcctcctctttttttaaacattaggatagtttgtgttttattttttaaaaataaataatatcatttttatgcatttttaaTGATGCATGATTTTTCGGATTATTTAATAATCTATTGCGGTTCTTCATTATTTGTTACAattaatttttactttattttatatatatatatgtagtcGCAAGAATTCGcccataataattgtgtttttcattGCATAATTTTAGTTAAGTTTTTAATgttaaattatatgatatttgaTAGTTCAATTTATATAGATGTATAATACATCTTTGTATTGATgctgttttattaattttaaaatatatattataatattgttataagttcttaaattttttattcatgttGTACAAATGTAAGGTAACTTAATTTATGTTATCTAATCATtaattgagcttaattgtgAGGCCAGCCGTCCAACTTAAAGAAATGGTTTGATCTAGAAATTGAAATGAATTTCAATTAAACTATGCTGCTCCAAGTCTCAACCCACATAATCATCTGTGGACTTCAATAAGAATAAAGAATGTCATAATTTATTGTGTGATAATacaaatttgaattttcttattattatatatacactCATGAAAAGGTTATGAATTTTGAGTCCAAGCTAAGTTTTACAAATAC
The Arachis duranensis cultivar V14167 chromosome 5, aradu.V14167.gnm2.J7QH, whole genome shotgun sequence genome window above contains:
- the LOC107490890 gene encoding uncharacterized protein LOC107490890 — encoded protein: MGDKGDSSKKQPQQSHHPKQQQQISSSPKSLPQASAEEPISETRTIHHQQQQSPVVVVSGATPFISSSPLYVSSGASSSPFEQQQQQQFEALNVKRPRYSTGQWKLLPSPSSQQHQKQMAAMLPSESSPSPSANPPQPLQTYAAAAAAAAASSSSDTASSPSHSPMPLLSGGSGHEGSKPTSEGEQPPQQLHHQQLRKGKYVSPVWKPNEMLWLARAWKAQYQGGGSDGSSSRTEQQQELGGMSRGKTRADKDREVAEFLQRHGVSRDAKTAGTKWDNMLGEFRKVYEWERGGEREQVGKSYFRLSPYERKLHRLPASFDEEVFEELSQFMGSRMRSSSHGGGRGVDDGRTASHAAVATVRPLPLPPPRPFKDDDLPLSARTTKQLGGNEAFFHGPNRGSLLGLDPHQHNVLDIQGASSSSSSRELRRIGKIRMTWEECVSLWAEEGEVHRGRVRVQASSFLNADELTYFDESMVPCLMESFEDGPLRGYSVDRFVSGQQVKVFGRRKSSSASSPPSSGFNERLQFPSKSPSIRSANTTTTVEFRDPSEYYVECLQQRIMSSLQQHSLPTLFELKRYLQEPPPQDLRFPLRKQVYDDLPSSKDLFFAPSTHPPFLDSRTFLYDVVSPLIRSNNPTILPSSRDSFIPLWDHCINSILSFFCNQDFILIRKPTYTTTSSTALQDQWPNVTGFVNNYCLWRGEETDQLREGQQDPSSTIVEKLLWTYADLPYILGYYAIGTKVTLCALSRSTQSDQGETRIVRTDLQQLNLTTPTERIKALVPCFRIATLLPLLSKICNNSKGLGIFTYSDFERFDHGNGVVTEMTPNTCTRMFSDKRKWLAAKEVYEILKHRIPHAETLVQCCENDMSLVFKPRGCRTKPSNCEELVEALKCVTKALVALHDLSFMHRDLGWEKVLRRSDSRERERESEWFVCGFEEASGAPELNRRVRVGREGEWAPEMERGLHSVKVDVWGVGWLIRTCGLVVPKMVKELERMCMENNPEHRPTAADCYHHLLQLQSSLSHHQPPPAAAHLM